In Terriglobales bacterium, the genomic stretch CGCCGGCATGGAAGTGATCTACACCGGCCTGCGGCAGACGCCGGAGATGATCGTGACCGCCGCCTTGCAGGAGGACGTGGACGTCATCGGCCTCTCCATCCTCTC encodes the following:
- a CDS encoding cobalamin-dependent protein (Presence of a B(12) (cobalamin)-binding domain implies dependence on cobalamin itself, in one of its several forms, or in some unusual lineages, dependence on a cobalamin-like analog.) translates to MPPMPKEKKIRVLVAKPGLDGHDRGAKVIARALRDAGMEVIYTGLRQTPEMIVTAALQEDVDVIGLSILS